From Streptomyces cyaneogriseus subsp. noncyanogenus, the proteins below share one genomic window:
- a CDS encoding PhoH family protein, whose product MVTSAQRHKPDRRTYVLDTSVLLADPNALSRFDEHEVVLPVVVVTELEAKRHHPELGYFARQALRLLDDYRVRYGRLDTPLPIGDLGGTLRVELNHSDPSVLPSGYRLGDNDSRILAVARNLQAEGYDVTVVSKDLPLRIKASSVGLLAEEYRAELAITDASGWTGMAELTLSAEQVDILFEEGHLHVPEAAELPVHTGLTIHSERGRALGRITPDGMVRLVRGDREAFGVKGRSAEQRIALDLLLDPEVGIVSMGGRAGTGKSALALCAGLEAVLERRQHEKIMVFRPLYAVGGQELGYLPGTEAEKMSPWAQAVFDTLSAVTSREVIEEVTARGMLEVLPLTHIRGRSLHDAFVIVDEAQSLERNVLLTVLSRIGANSRVVLTHDVAQRDNLRVGRYDGVVAVVERLKGHPLFAHVTLTRSERSQIAALVTEMLEEGQI is encoded by the coding sequence GTGGTGACCAGCGCACAGCGCCACAAGCCAGACCGGCGCACCTACGTCCTCGACACCAGCGTCCTGCTGGCCGACCCGAACGCTCTGAGCCGCTTCGACGAGCACGAGGTGGTGCTCCCCGTCGTCGTGGTGACGGAGCTGGAGGCCAAGCGGCACCATCCCGAACTCGGCTACTTCGCCCGGCAGGCCCTGCGCCTGCTCGACGACTACCGGGTCCGGTACGGCCGCCTCGACACGCCCCTGCCGATCGGGGACCTCGGCGGAACCCTCCGCGTCGAGCTCAACCACTCGGACCCCAGCGTGCTGCCCAGCGGCTACCGACTGGGGGACAACGACTCCCGCATCCTCGCGGTCGCCCGCAACCTCCAGGCCGAGGGGTACGACGTCACCGTCGTGTCGAAGGACCTCCCGCTCAGGATCAAGGCGTCCTCCGTCGGGCTGCTCGCCGAGGAGTACCGCGCCGAACTGGCCATCACGGACGCCTCCGGCTGGACCGGCATGGCCGAACTCACCCTCTCGGCCGAGCAGGTGGACATCCTCTTCGAGGAAGGGCACCTCCACGTCCCCGAGGCCGCGGAGCTGCCCGTGCACACCGGTCTGACCATCCACTCCGAGCGCGGCCGGGCCCTGGGCCGGATCACGCCCGACGGCATGGTCCGCCTGGTGCGCGGCGACCGGGAGGCGTTCGGCGTCAAGGGCCGCAGCGCCGAACAGCGCATCGCCCTCGACCTGCTGCTCGACCCGGAGGTCGGGATCGTCTCGATGGGCGGCCGGGCCGGTACCGGCAAGTCGGCGCTGGCGCTGTGCGCGGGCCTGGAGGCGGTGCTGGAGCGCCGCCAGCACGAGAAGATCATGGTCTTCCGGCCGCTGTACGCGGTGGGCGGGCAGGAGCTCGGCTATCTCCCCGGCACCGAGGCGGAGAAGATGAGCCCCTGGGCGCAGGCCGTCTTCGACACGCTGTCGGCGGTCACCAGCCGGGAGGTCATCGAGGAGGTCACCGCGCGCGGAATGCTGGAGGTCCTCCCGCTCACGCACATCCGGGGCCGCTCCCTGCACGACGCGTTCGTCATCGTCGACGAGGCCCAGTCGCTGGAGCGGAACGTCCTGCTGACCGTGTTGTCCCGGATCGGCGCCAACTCACGGGTGGTGCTGACCCACGACGTGGCCCAGCGGGACAACCTCCGGGTCGGCCGGTACGACGGGGTCGTCGCCGTCGTCGAGAGACTCAAGGGGCATCCGCTGTTCGCCCACGTCACCCTCACCCGGTCCGAAAGATCCCAGATCGCCGCCCTTGTGACCGAAATGCTGGAAGAGGGTCAGATCTGA
- a CDS encoding isoprenyl transferase, whose product MNLRDTLRSLLVRLYARRVEGHLDHAQVPKHIGVIMDGNRRWAKAAGSTTAQGHRAGAHKIEEFLGWCAETDVEVVTLWLLSTDNFDRPQEELVPLLGIIEDVVRSLAADGRWRVHHVGALDLLPAQMQGTLKEAEEATAHVDGILVNVAIGYGGRQEIADAVRSMLLDAAARGTSVEELAEAVDIDMIGRHLYTSDQPDPDLVIRTSGEQRLSGFMLWQTAHSEYYFCDVFWPAFRKVDFLRALRDYAARHRRFGG is encoded by the coding sequence GTGAACCTGCGCGACACACTGCGCAGCCTGCTGGTCCGGCTGTACGCACGCCGGGTGGAAGGCCACCTGGACCACGCACAGGTGCCCAAGCACATCGGCGTCATCATGGACGGCAACCGCCGCTGGGCGAAGGCCGCCGGTTCCACCACCGCCCAGGGCCACCGGGCCGGCGCGCACAAGATCGAGGAGTTCCTCGGCTGGTGCGCCGAGACGGACGTCGAGGTCGTCACGCTCTGGCTGCTGTCGACGGACAACTTCGACCGGCCGCAGGAGGAGCTGGTCCCGCTGCTCGGGATCATCGAGGACGTCGTCCGCTCGCTGGCCGCCGACGGCCGCTGGCGCGTGCACCACGTCGGCGCGCTCGACCTGCTGCCGGCGCAGATGCAGGGCACCCTCAAGGAAGCCGAGGAGGCCACCGCGCACGTCGACGGGATACTCGTCAACGTCGCCATCGGCTACGGCGGACGCCAGGAGATCGCCGACGCGGTCCGCTCCATGCTGCTGGACGCCGCCGCCCGGGGCACCTCGGTCGAGGAGCTCGCCGAGGCCGTCGACATCGACATGATCGGCCGGCACCTCTACACCAGCGACCAGCCCGACCCGGACCTCGTCATCCGCACCAGCGGCGAGCAGCGGCTGTCCGGCTTCATGCTGTGGCAGACCGCGCACTCCGAGTACTACTTCTGCGACGTCTTCTGGCCGGCCTTCCGCAAGGTCGACTTCCTGCGCGCCCTGCGCGACTACGCGGCCCGCCACCGCCGCTTCGGAGGCTGA
- a CDS encoding OmpA family protein, which produces MTHTRLALALATTTLLLVTTGPARADDGPSVPPGTEASASAPVELDPNDPDLKLPDGATLAQAKVLDIKSVVEEQSGDERREDTNADVKFALQAEVLFGKDSARLSAESKARIAGIAEEIRAQNATKIRVFGFTDDLGSAAHGDALSKRRADAVQQVLVQELNDADITYEVRGYGEQYPIADNSSEAGRKKNRRVEVSFPRSEG; this is translated from the coding sequence ATGACCCACACCCGTCTGGCCCTCGCCCTCGCCACCACCACCCTCCTGCTCGTCACCACCGGACCGGCCCGTGCCGACGACGGCCCCAGCGTGCCCCCGGGCACCGAGGCGTCCGCCTCCGCCCCCGTCGAGCTGGACCCCAACGACCCCGATCTGAAGCTCCCGGACGGCGCGACGCTCGCCCAGGCGAAGGTGCTCGACATCAAGTCGGTCGTGGAGGAGCAGAGCGGTGACGAACGCCGCGAGGACACCAACGCGGACGTGAAGTTCGCGCTCCAGGCCGAGGTGCTGTTCGGCAAGGACAGCGCCAGGCTGAGCGCCGAGTCCAAGGCCCGTATCGCCGGCATCGCCGAGGAGATCAGGGCGCAGAACGCCACGAAGATCCGTGTCTTCGGCTTCACCGACGACCTCGGTTCCGCCGCCCACGGCGATGCCCTGTCCAAGCGGCGCGCCGACGCCGTACAGCAGGTCCTGGTCCAGGAACTGAACGACGCGGACATCACGTACGAGGTGCGCGGCTACGGCGAGCAGTACCCGATCGCCGACAACTCCAGCGAGGCGGGGCGGAAGAAGAACCGGCGGGTCGAGGTGTCCTTCCCGCGCTCGGAGGGCTGA
- a CDS encoding response regulator yields the protein MPDLTHPTARSTGTPQPPPPGPFPGLPEPVRPACLRIVVADDNPVVRAGLTALLTGRDDMTVVAEAADGREACEAALEHRPDIVLLDVRMPGVDGLSALPYLVRIAPVMMLTYSGESETVREALRRGAGGYLVHGEFTADQLAAAVRDIGRGRPHFTPTAAQALLAQIRGETGPGEQRPAPPGSATAHGNNSPSAAADSTELDGSGGEPAKAPTHSPELPTHPLSHMQPSVGQSTSGAPAYRLSTREAEIMDLIAYGMTNQQIAATCFISEKTVKNHINRIFAKLHSTSRAEAAAKWLGTVPGSRRGRE from the coding sequence ATGCCGGATCTCACGCACCCCACGGCACGCTCCACCGGTACTCCGCAGCCACCGCCCCCGGGCCCGTTCCCCGGGCTGCCCGAGCCCGTCCGGCCGGCCTGCCTGCGGATCGTGGTCGCGGACGACAACCCGGTGGTCCGCGCGGGGCTCACCGCGCTGCTCACCGGGCGCGACGACATGACGGTCGTCGCCGAGGCCGCGGACGGCCGGGAGGCGTGCGAGGCCGCCCTCGAACACCGCCCGGACATCGTCCTCCTCGACGTGCGCATGCCCGGCGTCGACGGCCTGTCCGCCCTGCCGTACCTGGTGCGCATCGCGCCCGTGATGATGCTGACGTACAGCGGCGAGTCGGAGACCGTGCGGGAGGCACTGCGCCGGGGCGCCGGGGGCTATCTGGTCCACGGCGAGTTCACGGCGGACCAGCTCGCCGCCGCCGTACGGGACATCGGACGCGGCAGGCCCCACTTCACCCCGACCGCGGCCCAGGCCCTGCTGGCGCAGATCCGCGGCGAGACGGGTCCCGGCGAGCAACGGCCCGCGCCACCCGGGAGTGCGACTGCACACGGCAACAATTCACCGTCGGCGGCGGCAGACAGCACCGAACTGGACGGCAGCGGCGGGGAACCAGCGAAGGCACCCACCCATTCACCGGAACTTCCCACCCATCCTCTTTCGCATATGCAACCCTCTGTGGGACAGTCGACGTCCGGGGCGCCGGCATATCGGCTGAGCACGAGGGAGGCGGAGATCATGGATCTGATCGCGTACGGCATGACGAACCAGCAGATCGCCGCCACCTGCTTCATCAGCGAGAAGACGGTCAAGAACCACATCAACCGCATCTTCGCCAAGCTCCACAGCACCAGCAGGGCCGAGGCCGCGGCCAAATGGCTCGGCACGGTGCCGGGTTCCCGCCGGGGACGGGAGTGA
- a CDS encoding sensor histidine kinase produces MPTADTPDGAPQITTPPAHPAPPGHAPDGVPEGALDGVPGREGTPGPPGPPGRVPADGRAEAPTLPIQINALQAMCRQVFGFRLAMIALAAPSALLNAGPGLGVRLVGAAVVVTFMGSYVLFRDWERFGPLLLRHPSLLALDTLFGALLLVSAGPDTTLAYVSVCTPLLAGLVYGWRGAAVFASLQGLILLLVHAALPDPRPGPAESLLLPGLCVIAGAVGSSLRNLMFRFGAATRALTTVRARLAVAEAVGAERARLARELHDSVAKTLHGVALAADGLAASAGAERVDAALVRRQAELVARSARRAAAESRELLADLRREADPDHVTDLPAELAARTRDFEARTGLRATCRTTGEDGARLPPVPPAVARQLLTIVSEAMENAHRHGAPTRVEVRAGVHGDLLRISVYDDGRGLPADTTLEHLRKTGHFGLVGMVERATSVGARIHIGRGGHPKGTEVRLDLPLAALTTTGAPASAG; encoded by the coding sequence ATGCCGACGGCGGACACGCCGGACGGGGCACCGCAGATCACCACCCCGCCCGCGCACCCGGCCCCGCCCGGGCACGCACCGGACGGCGTACCGGAAGGGGCCCTGGACGGCGTACCGGGCCGCGAGGGCACGCCCGGGCCGCCCGGGCCGCCCGGGCGGGTCCCGGCGGACGGCCGGGCGGAGGCGCCCACACTCCCCATCCAGATCAACGCCCTCCAGGCCATGTGCCGGCAGGTCTTCGGCTTCCGCCTCGCCATGATCGCCCTGGCGGCCCCCTCCGCCCTGCTCAACGCCGGCCCCGGTCTGGGCGTCCGTCTGGTCGGCGCCGCGGTGGTCGTCACCTTCATGGGCTCCTACGTCCTCTTCCGGGACTGGGAGCGCTTCGGCCCCCTCCTGCTGCGCCACCCCAGCCTGCTGGCGCTGGACACCCTCTTCGGGGCGCTGCTGCTGGTCTCGGCGGGCCCGGACACCACGCTCGCCTACGTCAGCGTCTGCACCCCGCTCCTGGCCGGCCTGGTCTACGGCTGGCGCGGAGCGGCCGTCTTCGCCTCGCTCCAGGGACTGATCCTGCTGCTGGTCCACGCGGCGCTGCCGGACCCGCGGCCCGGCCCCGCGGAGTCGCTGCTCCTGCCCGGCCTGTGCGTCATCGCCGGAGCGGTCGGCTCCAGCCTGCGCAACCTGATGTTCCGCTTCGGCGCGGCCACCCGTGCCCTGACCACCGTGCGGGCCCGCCTGGCCGTCGCCGAGGCGGTCGGCGCCGAACGGGCCCGCCTCGCCCGCGAACTGCACGACTCCGTCGCCAAGACCCTGCACGGCGTCGCCCTGGCGGCCGACGGCCTCGCCGCCTCGGCGGGCGCGGAGCGGGTGGACGCGGCCCTCGTCAGGCGCCAGGCGGAGCTGGTGGCCCGCTCGGCCCGCCGGGCCGCCGCCGAGTCCCGCGAACTCCTGGCCGATCTGCGCCGCGAGGCGGACCCGGACCACGTCACCGACCTGCCGGCGGAACTGGCGGCCCGCACCCGCGACTTCGAAGCCCGCACCGGCCTGCGCGCCACCTGCCGGACGACCGGAGAGGACGGCGCCCGCCTGCCCCCCGTCCCGCCCGCCGTGGCCCGCCAGCTCCTCACCATCGTCTCCGAGGCCATGGAGAACGCCCATCGCCACGGGGCCCCGACCCGCGTCGAGGTGCGGGCCGGCGTCCACGGCGACCTGCTGCGCATCAGCGTGTACGACGACGGCCGCGGCCTTCCCGCGGACACCACCCTCGAACACCTGCGCAAGACCGGCCACTTCGGCCTGGTCGGCATGGTCGAACGGGCCACCTCGGTGGGCGCCCGCATCCACATCGGCCGGGGCGGGCACCCCAAGGGCACCGAGGTCCGCCTGGACCTGCCGCTCGCCGCCCTCACCACCACCGGCGCCCCGGCCTCGGCCGGCTGA
- a CDS encoding transglycosylase SLT domain-containing protein translates to MSRISVRGFAVASATAVTAVGSVVGVASGSTAQNNDVEATAAGTTLLADIPAGQQAQVQTASLTQQADAQAIAADASAKKEAEEAARKAAAETAIAKKEAAEKEKAAKEAAEREREKQEAASRDASRDASSFAVQGSYTIAQIQAMARQMVPGGQFQCFSNIVNHESSWNYKAVNPSSGAYGLFQALPAGKYASAGADWQTNPATQIKWGLNYMNERYGSPCDAWSFWQANHWY, encoded by the coding sequence GTGAGCCGGATCTCGGTCCGGGGATTCGCAGTGGCCTCGGCCACGGCGGTCACCGCTGTCGGAAGCGTCGTCGGCGTTGCCTCGGGCAGCACCGCGCAGAACAACGACGTGGAAGCGACGGCCGCGGGCACGACGCTGCTCGCGGACATCCCCGCGGGACAGCAGGCCCAGGTGCAGACCGCGTCCCTGACGCAGCAGGCCGACGCGCAGGCCATCGCGGCGGACGCGAGCGCCAAGAAGGAAGCCGAGGAGGCGGCCCGCAAGGCGGCCGCCGAGACCGCCATCGCGAAGAAGGAGGCCGCCGAGAAGGAGAAGGCGGCCAAGGAGGCGGCGGAGCGCGAGCGGGAGAAGCAGGAAGCCGCCAGCCGCGACGCCAGCCGTGACGCGTCCAGCTTCGCCGTCCAGGGCTCGTACACCATCGCGCAGATCCAGGCGATGGCGCGTCAGATGGTGCCGGGCGGCCAGTTCCAGTGCTTCAGCAACATCGTGAACCACGAGTCGAGCTGGAACTACAAGGCGGTCAACCCCTCTTCCGGCGCCTACGGTCTCTTCCAGGCCCTCCCCGCGGGCAAGTACGCCTCCGCGGGCGCCGACTGGCAGACCAATCCGGCCACCCAGATCAAGTGGGGCCTCAACTACATGAACGAGCGGTACGGCAGCCCGTGCGACGCCTGGTCGTTCTGGCAGGCCAACCACTGGTACTGA
- a CDS encoding Flp family type IVb pilin, with amino-acid sequence MSNWLNTIVSHLQTRAARDDRGQTAVEYLGIIAVVVAIVLAITGTDIGQSIYNAITDKITEVTGG; translated from the coding sequence ATGAGCAACTGGCTCAACACCATCGTCTCGCACCTGCAGACTCGCGCCGCCCGCGACGATCGGGGGCAGACGGCGGTGGAGTACCTGGGAATCATCGCCGTGGTGGTGGCGATCGTACTGGCGATCACGGGCACGGACATCGGGCAGTCGATCTACAACGCGATCACCGACAAGATCACCGAGGTCACCGGCGGCTGA
- a CDS encoding class I SAM-dependent methyltransferase → MTPRSPQSPQDPRPRPPSRTFEDLVAEAVAAPTEGWDFSWFEGRAAEARPSWGYARSMAGRLGGARAVLDVQTGGGEVLDFALGAAPGRPRLVVATEGWPPNVAKATALLRPRGVAVVASPEEAPLPFADGCFDLVVSRHPVRPHWTEIARVLEPGGTYFAQHVGPASVFELVEYFLGPQPEETRTARHPDRERAAAEAAGLEITDLRAERLRMEFHDIGAVVHFLRKVVWMVPGFTVEEYEPRLRALHERIEAEGPFVAHSARHLFEARRPGR, encoded by the coding sequence ATGACCCCCCGATCCCCCCAGTCACCGCAGGACCCCCGGCCCCGCCCCCCGTCCCGCACCTTCGAGGACCTGGTCGCCGAGGCCGTCGCCGCCCCCACCGAGGGCTGGGACTTCTCCTGGTTCGAGGGGCGGGCCGCCGAGGCGCGGCCGTCGTGGGGGTACGCGCGGTCGATGGCCGGCCGGCTGGGCGGCGCGCGGGCCGTGCTGGACGTGCAGACCGGGGGAGGGGAGGTACTGGACTTCGCCCTGGGCGCCGCCCCGGGCCGGCCCCGGCTCGTCGTCGCCACCGAGGGCTGGCCGCCCAACGTCGCCAAGGCCACCGCCCTGCTCCGCCCGCGCGGTGTCGCGGTCGTCGCCTCGCCCGAGGAGGCGCCGCTGCCCTTCGCGGACGGCTGCTTCGACCTCGTCGTGAGCCGGCACCCCGTCCGGCCCCACTGGACGGAGATCGCCCGCGTCCTGGAGCCGGGCGGCACCTACTTCGCCCAGCACGTGGGCCCGGCCAGCGTCTTCGAGCTCGTCGAGTACTTCCTCGGCCCCCAGCCCGAGGAGACCCGTACCGCCCGGCACCCCGACCGGGAGCGCGCCGCCGCCGAGGCCGCCGGGCTGGAGATCACCGACCTGCGCGCGGAGCGGCTGCGGATGGAGTTCCACGACATCGGCGCGGTCGTCCACTTCCTGCGCAAGGTGGTCTGGATGGTGCCCGGCTTCACCGTCGAGGAGTACGAGCCGCGACTGCGGGCCCTGCACGAGCGGATCGAGGCCGAGGGCCCCTTCGTCGCGCACAGCGCCCGGCACCTCTTCGAGGCCCGCAGACCCGGCCGGTGA
- a CDS encoding DUF5936 domain-containing protein, protein MALLLATLMGLGIWGVFAGIRMYRAEAKLPDDLALALEVGATRTGAVDSLIDRMGMRYAPAVLRLMGPGMVARYRRKIDLAGNPGGLTIDRYAARRAVYGFLGAVGFLVFLLRGQFLVALLLLAFGAFWTEVGIWAAIRVRKDVIERTLPDFLDVLAVVVSAGLGFRQALDRVASRYEGPWADELRITLRQMDLGMSRRQAFAELRRRNDSEQVAMFVTALQQGEELGAPIVDTLVSLARDMRRTDAQNARRKAARAVPKATMMITTFMVPATMLLLGAGLILGSGTDFGTITGE, encoded by the coding sequence ATGGCACTGCTGCTCGCCACCCTCATGGGCCTAGGCATCTGGGGCGTCTTCGCCGGCATCCGCATGTACCGCGCCGAAGCCAAGCTTCCCGACGACCTCGCCCTCGCCCTGGAGGTCGGCGCCACCCGCACCGGCGCCGTCGACTCGCTGATCGACCGCATGGGCATGCGGTACGCGCCCGCCGTGCTGCGCCTGATGGGCCCCGGCATGGTCGCCCGGTACCGCCGCAAGATCGACCTGGCGGGCAACCCCGGCGGCCTGACCATCGACCGGTACGCCGCCCGCCGAGCGGTCTACGGCTTCCTCGGCGCCGTCGGCTTCCTGGTCTTCCTGCTGCGCGGCCAGTTCCTGGTCGCCCTGCTCCTGCTGGCCTTCGGCGCGTTCTGGACGGAGGTCGGCATCTGGGCGGCGATCCGGGTCCGCAAGGACGTCATCGAGCGGACCCTTCCGGACTTCCTCGACGTACTGGCGGTCGTGGTCAGCGCCGGCCTCGGCTTCCGCCAGGCCCTCGACCGCGTCGCCTCCCGCTACGAAGGCCCCTGGGCGGACGAACTGCGCATCACCCTGCGCCAGATGGACCTCGGCATGAGCCGCCGCCAGGCCTTCGCGGAACTGCGCCGCCGCAACGACTCCGAACAGGTCGCGATGTTCGTGACCGCCCTCCAGCAGGGCGAGGAACTCGGCGCGCCCATCGTCGACACCCTGGTCTCCCTGGCCAGGGACATGCGGCGCACCGACGCGCAGAACGCCCGCCGCAAGGCGGCCCGCGCCGTGCCCAAGGCCACCATGATGATCACCACGTTCATGGTCCCGGCCACGATGCTCCTGCTCGGCGCCGGCCTGATCCTCGGCTCCGGTACGGACTTCGGGACGATCACAGGGGAGTAG
- a CDS encoding pilus assembly protein TadG-related protein — protein sequence MRLRTYDDSGQAFPIYITVVGGLLFLAFAYLAVGQAGANRNGAQTAADAAALAAAQDTRDQLAAAWKQSVLTPEKWQDIFDGDVPGLGLSCRRADQLAARNDARVLSCVPEGLLAFVVEVETNKTVGDSIVPGTENQKSVASAKAVIEPRCTFEPPADDAGKDELPRLGCQDTNWDLDPKDLGNLPRPEDLFDVHLAD from the coding sequence ATGCGGCTCCGCACCTACGACGATTCAGGGCAGGCATTCCCCATCTACATCACCGTGGTGGGGGGCCTGCTCTTTCTCGCGTTCGCGTATCTGGCGGTCGGCCAGGCCGGGGCCAACCGCAACGGTGCCCAGACGGCCGCCGACGCCGCGGCGCTCGCGGCGGCTCAGGACACCCGGGACCAGCTCGCGGCCGCCTGGAAACAGAGTGTGCTCACTCCGGAGAAGTGGCAGGACATCTTCGACGGCGACGTGCCGGGGCTGGGACTCTCTTGCCGGCGTGCCGACCAGTTGGCGGCGCGGAACGACGCCCGGGTGCTGAGCTGCGTTCCCGAAGGGCTTCTGGCGTTCGTCGTCGAGGTGGAGACCAACAAGACGGTCGGCGATTCCATCGTCCCCGGTACCGAGAACCAGAAGTCGGTGGCGTCGGCCAAGGCTGTGATCGAGCCTCGTTGCACTTTCGAACCACCCGCCGACGACGCGGGAAAGGACGAGTTGCCACGACTCGGCTGTCAGGACACGAACTGGGACCTGGATCCGAAAGACTTGGGGAATCTGCCCCGACCCGAGGATCTTTTCGATGTCCATCTGGCCGACTGA
- a CDS encoding type II secretion system F family protein: MDLHTLVPLTTGITLLTCVLAVLGVHSYAAGKAQRQALVDRLAATGQAPAGGRRRRFADLDHRLRRTKAGRKLELRLAATGLDITPGEFSVCLLAAVAGLWLIGQAALAPFFGPLAGLLGVWAAAQFLNWQRQKRIEKFINQLPELARILANATQAGLALRTAISMAAEELEAPAGEELGKVAAQLAVGASMDDALGELADRLPSRELVVLVTTLVLSNRAGGQVVSALRNLTETLEERKETRREVRTQLSQVSLTSYAVPVLGVGSLFLMNGVKDGALERMTGSPAGQAAVIVAFALYAIGFVLIRRLSRIDV; this comes from the coding sequence ATGGATCTGCACACCCTCGTCCCGCTCACCACCGGCATCACCCTGCTGACCTGCGTCCTCGCCGTGCTGGGCGTCCACTCCTACGCCGCGGGCAAGGCGCAGCGCCAGGCCCTGGTGGACCGGCTGGCGGCCACCGGGCAGGCCCCGGCCGGCGGCCGCCGGCGCCGCTTCGCCGATCTGGACCACCGCCTGCGCCGTACGAAGGCGGGCAGGAAACTGGAACTGCGGCTGGCGGCGACCGGGCTCGACATCACCCCCGGCGAGTTCTCCGTCTGCCTCCTCGCCGCGGTCGCCGGCCTGTGGCTGATCGGCCAGGCCGCCCTGGCCCCCTTCTTCGGTCCGCTCGCCGGGCTGCTGGGCGTGTGGGCGGCGGCGCAGTTCCTCAACTGGCAGCGGCAGAAACGCATCGAGAAGTTCATCAACCAGCTCCCGGAACTCGCCCGCATCCTGGCCAACGCCACCCAGGCCGGCCTCGCCCTGCGGACGGCGATCTCCATGGCGGCGGAGGAACTGGAGGCCCCGGCCGGCGAGGAGCTCGGCAAGGTGGCCGCCCAGCTCGCCGTCGGCGCCTCCATGGACGACGCCCTCGGTGAACTCGCCGACCGCCTCCCCTCCCGCGAACTGGTCGTCCTCGTCACCACCCTGGTGCTGTCCAACCGGGCGGGCGGCCAGGTGGTCAGCGCCCTGCGCAACCTGACCGAGACCCTGGAGGAGCGCAAGGAGACCCGGCGCGAGGTCCGCACCCAGCTCTCCCAGGTCAGCCTGACCTCGTACGCCGTCCCCGTCCTCGGTGTCGGCTCGCTGTTCCTGATGAACGGGGTGAAAGACGGTGCTCTCGAACGCATGACCGGCTCGCCCGCCGGACAGGCCGCGGTGATCGTCGCCTTCGCGCTGTACGCCATCGGCTTCGTCCTCATCCGCCGCCTGTCCCGCATCGACGTCTGA
- a CDS encoding DUF192 domain-containing protein, protein MGRRWSDGRGTLIVHAGAGEAPVRVGLEIAASYRARTRGLLGRDTVDGAMLLTPAAGVHTFRMRFPIDVAYLDRHLTVLAVRTMRPGRMGLPRMGSRHVLEAAAGAMRGWGLRAGGRVTVVPEVADGGG, encoded by the coding sequence ATGGGGCGGCGATGGTCCGACGGGCGGGGGACGCTGATCGTGCACGCGGGGGCCGGGGAGGCGCCGGTGCGGGTGGGGCTGGAGATCGCCGCGTCCTACCGCGCCCGGACCAGGGGACTGCTGGGCCGGGACACCGTCGACGGGGCGATGCTGCTGACCCCGGCCGCCGGTGTGCACACCTTCCGCATGCGCTTCCCCATCGACGTGGCCTACCTGGACCGGCACCTCACGGTCCTCGCCGTCCGGACCATGCGGCCGGGCCGGATGGGTCTGCCCCGGATGGGCTCCCGGCACGTCCTGGAGGCGGCGGCCGGGGCGATGCGGGGGTGGGGGCTGCGGGCCGGGGGGCGGGTGACGGTGGTGCCGGAGGTGGCTGACGGGGGTGGGTGA